The Bombus pascuorum chromosome 4, iyBomPasc1.1, whole genome shotgun sequence genomic interval cgttgcctgctaggaactctctctctagggcggctagcatccttttccaaccgccaacatagaaattgaccaattaacagcagcgcctatttccctcaccctccgagtggaggctttctttgacgaatccgatgatctcgtgcccttaggcacaccccgtcatagttttcctctgcagcgtcgtcgcgacggaaattcattcttttctggcaatctgattagctaagagtcaatcaagcgttcctagtatcacgagtagtaagttgagtacgacttagactttgaagcaaagtatattcgtcatcccgttgaccgtggattcgctatatcgaacttagggccattgtcattagcgtccagctaccgcgtccgtttgtcaatcttgtatcagccatacttgtgtaataaatatctgtgcgacaaccatgaacaacactggtgaagattcattatacgcccctaacgtcaacccgacatatatatttatttatatttatttatatatatttatttgtttataattaaaattaaacaatcgTGAACTAACCTAACGTTCGTCATCTTGTGTATATTTAATCCTAGAGTAGTTATCTAATTTTAAAGGTAAAGTTTTCCTTGCTTCATCATCATATTGAATTCTGAATTTCCGTTTCTTAGGGTCGATATAGTCGCATTGTTTGCTATGGGGGATAGGTCCGAACTTGGCATCGGTGTAGTGTTCCGCGACATGTGGAGATCTTTTTTGCTCGAAAGCAGGCTGATGCGTTAGGTCCGCATATTTGGTGGTGTCGGTAAATGGATTCGGCTTATGTGGTACGTCGAGTCCCCAATGACATCCGTGGCAGATAATTTCGTAAGCAGGATCGGTCGGTTTAAAGAGACATTTGTTTCGTGTGTCTACCAGGAACCCGTGGTACTGCAGGAAGTCCATACCGATGACAGGCGAGATAACGTCTGCCACTGTGAATTGCCATTCGAACCGCCATTTACGACCCATATTGATGTATACCTGGATTGGGCCATACGTATCGATTCTCGTCCCGTTGGCCGCAATCAGATAATAATCTTCATCTCTGGCTCGCATAGCATACTGGGGTAATTTACTTCGCGGGAATGTGCATCGCGCGGCGCCCGTGTCCACGAGGTAAGAATAATCCGTACCAGCGTCTTTCGCATAAATGAGGCCCCATCCATGGTCGTCGTCGTACGTCGTGATCACGGACGACTCTGTCGCGTCTTCCTGGTTCTTGTTCCCGTCGCAGGGAAAATAACACTTATTCGACCAGTTAATGAGAATTCCATGGCTGTTGAATAGGCCAGGCTGCTGGAATCTTTCTCTGGACGACGATCTGTGACATTCCGCGCATGACCTTCGTCGACTGTCGAGGGACAGCGCGATAGTTTGCGCTTCCAAACGACTTACCCGGTCGTGCAGCGTGTCTGAGGTGCGGTTCGATTGTTTGTTGGCCGCCGTTTTTACCACGGATTGTTTTGCTTGGTATATCAGGTCTGCTTTTTCAGTCAAGACGTTTTCATCCTGGTCTTCCTGGTTTTTCAGCTGGTCGTCCAAGGCTAGTCG includes:
- the LOC132906137 gene encoding uncharacterized protein LOC132906137 → MKNSAGNGRAAKRRSVIPIRVPPPEPGKILLWFIALEMHFESRSITDDKLKFNTLIANVGYECLKLVVDIVFEPPATERYEKMKSELIKKLADSNDMKVWKLFEGQKIEDRMPSQFYRDMKRLASTLISNDLILALWKSRLPLSIRLALDDQLKNQEDQDENVLTEKADLIYQAKQSVVKTAANKQSNRTSDTLHDRVSRLEAQTIALSLDSRRRSCAECHRSSSRERFQQPGLFNSHGILINWSNKCYFPCDGNKNQEDATESSVITTYDDDHGWGLIYAKDAGTDYSYLVDTGAARCTFPRSKLPQYAMRARDEDYYLIAANGTRIDTYGPIQVYINMGRKWRFEWQFTVADVISPVIGMDFLQYHGFLVDTRNKCLFKPTDPAYEIICHGCHWGLDVPHKPNPFTDTTKYADLTHQPAFEQKRSPHVAEHYTDAKFGPIPHSKQCDYIDPKKRKFRIQYDDEARKTLPLKLDNYSRIKYTQDDER